A single window of Salmo salar chromosome ssa21, Ssal_v3.1, whole genome shotgun sequence DNA harbors:
- the LOC106582484 gene encoding trafficking protein particle complex subunit 10 isoform X2: protein MMEPPEEKPIIYTMENKPIVTCAGDQALFTSLYTPLAQQLPREPMEWRRSYGRAPKMIHLEANFVQFKEELLPKEGNKALLTFPFLHIYWTDCCDTEVYKASVRDNMMRWQGNLRLHGSADWVIVVVETSDTKKKNKTNILPRSSLVDKIRNDFCNKQNDRCVVLSDPLKDSSRSQESWSTFLLKLRTLLLMSFTQNLGRFEEDMRTLREKRDQPGWSFCDYFMVQEELAFVFEMLQQFEDALLQYDELDALFTQCVLNFGAGDGANWLGSFCSPVKSWTGLLLRRPIDMEKRDGIQSGQASLLELRSYLFCRQCTLLIFLQRPWEVTQRALELLHNCVQELCLLEVSMLEGALDCWVFLSCLEVLHRIEGCCDQAQLEANVSHTVGLWAYATDKLKSLGYMCGLVSEKGPLSLELNRTVDLLAGLGDEKAETVHSLQSPYKKLKEALSSVEAFERHYLELSHAAVEMYRAIGRMRSARLVGMSLAEFYMRKGNPEQAESFLQNALRSYVSEGWSLPVTHTRKQMAECQKLLGKTENYLQTSALLAGDANLTNEERIHFCQEILTFANQSTDSKAQKVALSMSSFAQLKQLQFRPATATVHSGTALQVELCLRSLMPVAMPLEQLAASVHLNLEQGETIGKTRGPPRRPYPGTVLFTLGNSSAMHPSAAGPSLELEEIQDRSPSDPRTLNSTGMVCKNTHLVMRRHDSSPSPDTPNLVSPVPVVMDDGAKMLMSGDVTLLPGNNSIVFSVPSQELGTYTLRQLCATVGQVQFVLPHISPLVQYEVYSQEPQLTVEPLTDQLLAGLTQRAKVRLQTGHYTVKKGDALQLTNIDSMLILTSSSCPATILNSTAELVGESVLFIQSSDKVTCISLPPTPPYHTLEFQLEVLCVIPSDPVRPENQRLTNGEIRHRPRSYSHPDNHMTAINQRMSIDCPWSIYSTPISLTFYIPFKAKHSLLSAGNRKYIQVCLQNVSDVTFHLMDQRLTDHESSLELQSLNTKAQQCVFSASFSSASEEVSAFKPYHYEFQLERVTTLYSVRAEIMPAAGQQNCHSGSLCGLEMSITRLAEPEDDGGTEEKGQTETEEVCSTKLMYEVADSSSSWVVYGRSSGLVSMPADANANYKVQVELMPLFAGHLPFPDIKVFKYLPPSANSASQPDTDGCVENDTLSLLDRPLDDQGDTASIRSQGSVHSVGSGEHQSRVLPMPRLEPFSPGQVFNHSQGCQVLVLPSTDDHVLEINAT from the exons ATGATGGAGCCTCCAGAGGAGAAGCCCATTATTTACACAATGGAGAACAAGCCGATTGTGACAT GCGCTGGGGACCAGGCCTTGTTCACTTCTCTCTACACCCCATTGGCCCAGCAGCTTCCCAGGGAACCAATGGAGTGGAGGAG GTCGTATGGACGAGCACCAAAGATGATCCATTTAGAGGCCAACTTTGTCCAGTTCAAAGAGGAACTCCTCCCTAAAGAGGGAAACAAAGCCCTCCTCACTTTCCCCTTCCTCCATATCTACTGGACAGACTGCTGT GACACAGAGGTGTACAAGGCGTCAGTCAGGGACAACATGATGAGGTGGCAGGGCAACCTGCGGCTCCACGGGTCAGCTGACTGGGTCATCGTTGTCGTGGAGACCAGCGACACCAAGAAGAAGAACAAGACCAACATCCTGCCTCGCTCCTCCTTAGTGGACAAGATCCGCAACGACTTCTGTAACAAGCAGAATGACCG TTGTGTGGTTCTGTCAGACCCTCTAAAGGATTCGTCCAGGTCTCAGGAGTCGTGGAGTACCTTCCTGCTGAAGCTGAGGACTCTACTGCTGATGTCCTTCACTCAGAACCTGGGACGCTTCGAGGAGGACATGCGCACACTCCGGGAGAAACGCGATCAGCCCGGCTGGAGCTTCTGTGATTACTTCATGGTACAG GAGGAGTTGGCCTTTGTGTTTGAGATGCTGCAGCAGTTTGAGGATGCTCTGCTCCAGTATGATGAACTGGACGCGCTCTTCACTCAGTGTGTTCTCAACTTCGGGGCTGGAG acgGGGCCAACTGGCTGGGTTCCTTCTGCTCCCCGGTGAAGAGCTGGACTGGCTTGCTCCTGCGGCGCCCCATAGACATGGAGAAGAGAGATGGGATCCAGAGCGGGCAGGCTAGCCTGCTGGAGCTACGCAGCTACCTGTTCTGTCGACAGTGTACCCTGCTCATCTTTCTCCAGAGGCCCTGGGAGGTGACACAAAGAGCCCTGGAGCTGCTGCATAACTGTGTCCAGGAGCTATGCCTGCTGGAG gtgTCTATGCTGGAGGGTGCATTAGACTGCTGGGTCTTCCTCAGCTGTCTGGAGGTGCTGCACCGGATAGAAGGCTGCTGTGACCAGGCCCAGCTAGAGGCTAATGTCTCCCACACTGTGGGCCTGTGGGCCTATGCTACTGACAag cTGAAGTCTCTGGGCTATATGTGTGGTCTGGTGTCAGAGAAGGGTCCGCTGTCTCTGGAGCTGAACAGAACTGTGGACCTGCTGGCTGGACTGGGGGATGAGAAGGCTGAGACTG TCCACAGCTTGCAGAGCCCGTATAAAAAACTGAAGGAGGCCCTGTCTTCTGTGGAGGCGTTTGAGAGACATTATCTT GAGTTGTCCCATGCTGCTGTGGAGATGTACAGGGCCATCGGCAGGATGAGGTCAGCACGGCTCGTTGGGATGAGCCTGGCTGAGTTCTACAT gaGGAAGGGTAATCCTGAGCAGGCGGAGAGCTTCTTGCAGAATGCTCTGAGGTCATACGTGTCAGAGGGGTGGAGCCTACCTGTAACTCACACCAGGAAGCAGATGGCTGAGTGCCAGAAACTGCTGGGGAAGACAGAGAA CTACCTGCAGACAAGTGCCTTGTTGGCAGGTGATGCCAATCTGACCAATGAGGAGAGGATTCACTTCTGTCAGGAGATCCTGACTTTCGCCAACCAATCAACAGACAGCAAGG CCCAGAAGGTGGCGCTCAGTATGAGTTCTTTCGCCCAGCTCAAGCAGCTGCAGTTCCGCCCGGCAACAGCCACGGTACACTCTGGCACCGCCCTGCAGGTGGAGTTGTGTCTGCGCAGCTTGATGCCTGTGGCCATGCCTCTGGAGCAGCTGGCTGCCAGTGTTCACTTAAACCTGGAGCAAGGAGAGACTATCGGGAAGACCAGGGGGCCACCGAGACGGCCATACCCAGGGACGGTGCTTTTCACCCTGGGTAACTCCTCAGCGATGCACCCATCCGCTGCTGGTCCTTCTCTGGAGCTGGAAGAGATCCAGGACCGCAGCCCCTCGGACCCTCGTACACTCAACTCCACCGGCATGGTGTGTAAGAACACACACCTGGTCATGCGTCGTCATGACAGCAGCCCGTCACCGGACACGCCCAACCTTGTCAGCCCAGTTCCTGTTGTCATGGATGACGGGGCAAAGATGCTAATGAGTGGTGATGTCACTCTGCTGCCGGGCAACAACAGCATTGTCTTCAGTGTACCA AGTCAGGAGCTGGGTACCTACACATTGCGTCAGCTGTGTGCCACAGTGGGCCAGGTCCAGTTTGTCCTCCCTCACATCTCTCCTCTGGTCCAGTATGAGGTCTATTCTCAGGAGCCCCAGCTCACTGTGGAGCCCCtcacag ACCAGCTGCTGGCAGGCCTCACCCAGAGGGCAAAGGTCAGGCTGCAGACAGGTCACTACACTGTGAAGAAGGGAGATGCCCTGCAGCTCACTAACATAGACAGCATGCTcatcctcacctcctcctcctgccctgCTACCATCCTCAACAGCACTGCAG agCTTGTGGGTGAGAGTGTTCTGTTCATCCAGTCGTCTGACAAAGTGACCTGTATCTCTCTACCTCCCACCCCTCCCTATCACACCCTGGAGTTTCAGCTGGAGGTACTGTGTGTCATCCCTTCTGACCCAGTCCGGCCCGAGAACCAGAGACTCACAAACGGAGAGATACGCCACCGGCCCCGGAGCTACAGCCACCCCGATAACCACATGACCGCCATCAACCAGAGG ATGTCTATAGACTGTCCCTGGTCCATCTACTCCACTCCAATATCACTCACCTTCTACATCCCCTTTAAGGCCAAGCACTCACTACTATCAGCAGGGAATAG GAAGTACATCCAGGTGTGTCTGCAGAACGTGTCAGATGTGACCTTTCACCTGATGGACCAGAGGCTAACAGATCATGAGTCCTCTCTGGAGCTGCAGTCCCTCAACACTAAAGCACAACAG tgtgtgttctctgcCAGCTTCTCTTCTGCTTCTGAGGAAGTCTCAGCCTTCAAACCCTACCACTACGAGTTTCAACTGGAGAGAGTGACA aCACTGTACAGTGTGAGGGCAGAGATCATGCCTGCAGCTGGTCAACAAAACTGTCATTCTGGCTCCCTCTGTGGGCTGGAGATGTCCATCACACGACTGGCTGAACCTGAGgatgatggagggacagaggagaaagggcagacagagacagaggaggtctGCTCCACCAAGCTCATGTATGAAG tggcagacagcagcagtagctgGGTGGTGTATGGCAGAAGCTCAGGGCTGGTGTCCATGCCAGCGGATGCTAATGCCAACTACAAGGTACAGGTTGAGTTGATGCCCCTGTTTGCTGGCCACCTGCCATTCCCTGACATCAAGGTGTTTAAGTACCTACCTCCAAGTGCCAACTCTGCCAGCCAACCTGATACAG ACGGCTGTGTAGAAAACGACACCCTCTCCCTGCTGGACCGGCCTCTGGACGACCAGGGGGACACGGCCAGCATCCGTAGCCAGGGAAGTGTCCACTCTGTGGGCAGCGGGGAGCACCAGTCCAGGGTTCTCCCCATGCCTCGCCTGGAGCCCTTCAGCCCGGGACAGGTGTTCAACCACAGCCAGGGATGCCAGGTCCTGGTGCTGCCCTCTACGGATGACCACGTTCTGGAGATCAACGCTACGTGA
- the LOC106582484 gene encoding trafficking protein particle complex subunit 10 isoform X1 has translation MMEPPEEKPIIYTMENKPIVTCAGDQALFTSLYTPLAQQLPREPMEWRRSYGRAPKMIHLEANFVQFKEELLPKEGNKALLTFPFLHIYWTDCCDTEVYKASVRDNMMRWQGNLRLHGSADWVIVVVETSDTKKKNKTNILPRSSLVDKIRNDFCNKQNDRCVVLSDPLKDSSRSQESWSTFLLKLRTLLLMSFTQNLGRFEEDMRTLREKRDQPGWSFCDYFMVQEELAFVFEMLQQFEDALLQYDELDALFTQCVLNFGAGDGANWLGSFCSPVKSWTGLLLRRPIDMEKRDGIQSGQASLLELRSYLFCRQCTLLIFLQRPWEVTQRALELLHNCVQELCLLEVSMLEGALDCWVFLSCLEVLHRIEGCCDQAQLEANVSHTVGLWAYATDKLKSLGYMCGLVSEKGPLSLELNRTVDLLAGLGDEKAETVHSLQSPYKKLKEALSSVEAFERHYLELSHAAVEMYRAIGRMRSARLVGMSLAEFYMRKGNPEQAESFLQNALRSYVSEGWSLPVTHTRKQMAECQKLLGKTENYLQTSALLAGDANLTNEERIHFCQEILTFANQSTDSKAQKVALSMSSFAQLKQLQFRPATATVHSGTALQVELCLRSLMPVAMPLEQLAASVHLNLEQGETIGKTRGPPRRPYPGTVLFTLGNSSAMHPSAAGPSLELEEIQDRSPSDPRTLNSTGMVCKNTHLVMRRHDSSPSPDTPNLVSPVPVVMDDGAKMLMSGDVTLLPGNNSIVFSVPSQELGTYTLRQLCATVGQVQFVLPHISPLVQYEVYSQEPQLTVEPLTDQLLAGLTQRAKVRLQTGHYTVKKGDALQLTNIDSMLILTSSSCPATILNSTAELVGESVLFIQSSDKVTCISLPPTPPYHTLEFQLEVLCVIPSDPVRPENQRLTNGEIRHRPRSYSHPDNHMTAINQRMSIDCPWSIYSTPISLTFYIPFKAKHSLLSAGNRKYIQVCLQNVSDVTFHLMDQRLTDHESSLELQSLNTKAQQLVCSKQSVYCVWNVRWKENMPLCLQCVFSASFSSASEEVSAFKPYHYEFQLERVTTLYSVRAEIMPAAGQQNCHSGSLCGLEMSITRLAEPEDDGGTEEKGQTETEEVCSTKLMYEVADSSSSWVVYGRSSGLVSMPADANANYKVQVELMPLFAGHLPFPDIKVFKYLPPSANSASQPDTDGCVENDTLSLLDRPLDDQGDTASIRSQGSVHSVGSGEHQSRVLPMPRLEPFSPGQVFNHSQGCQVLVLPSTDDHVLEINAT, from the exons ATGATGGAGCCTCCAGAGGAGAAGCCCATTATTTACACAATGGAGAACAAGCCGATTGTGACAT GCGCTGGGGACCAGGCCTTGTTCACTTCTCTCTACACCCCATTGGCCCAGCAGCTTCCCAGGGAACCAATGGAGTGGAGGAG GTCGTATGGACGAGCACCAAAGATGATCCATTTAGAGGCCAACTTTGTCCAGTTCAAAGAGGAACTCCTCCCTAAAGAGGGAAACAAAGCCCTCCTCACTTTCCCCTTCCTCCATATCTACTGGACAGACTGCTGT GACACAGAGGTGTACAAGGCGTCAGTCAGGGACAACATGATGAGGTGGCAGGGCAACCTGCGGCTCCACGGGTCAGCTGACTGGGTCATCGTTGTCGTGGAGACCAGCGACACCAAGAAGAAGAACAAGACCAACATCCTGCCTCGCTCCTCCTTAGTGGACAAGATCCGCAACGACTTCTGTAACAAGCAGAATGACCG TTGTGTGGTTCTGTCAGACCCTCTAAAGGATTCGTCCAGGTCTCAGGAGTCGTGGAGTACCTTCCTGCTGAAGCTGAGGACTCTACTGCTGATGTCCTTCACTCAGAACCTGGGACGCTTCGAGGAGGACATGCGCACACTCCGGGAGAAACGCGATCAGCCCGGCTGGAGCTTCTGTGATTACTTCATGGTACAG GAGGAGTTGGCCTTTGTGTTTGAGATGCTGCAGCAGTTTGAGGATGCTCTGCTCCAGTATGATGAACTGGACGCGCTCTTCACTCAGTGTGTTCTCAACTTCGGGGCTGGAG acgGGGCCAACTGGCTGGGTTCCTTCTGCTCCCCGGTGAAGAGCTGGACTGGCTTGCTCCTGCGGCGCCCCATAGACATGGAGAAGAGAGATGGGATCCAGAGCGGGCAGGCTAGCCTGCTGGAGCTACGCAGCTACCTGTTCTGTCGACAGTGTACCCTGCTCATCTTTCTCCAGAGGCCCTGGGAGGTGACACAAAGAGCCCTGGAGCTGCTGCATAACTGTGTCCAGGAGCTATGCCTGCTGGAG gtgTCTATGCTGGAGGGTGCATTAGACTGCTGGGTCTTCCTCAGCTGTCTGGAGGTGCTGCACCGGATAGAAGGCTGCTGTGACCAGGCCCAGCTAGAGGCTAATGTCTCCCACACTGTGGGCCTGTGGGCCTATGCTACTGACAag cTGAAGTCTCTGGGCTATATGTGTGGTCTGGTGTCAGAGAAGGGTCCGCTGTCTCTGGAGCTGAACAGAACTGTGGACCTGCTGGCTGGACTGGGGGATGAGAAGGCTGAGACTG TCCACAGCTTGCAGAGCCCGTATAAAAAACTGAAGGAGGCCCTGTCTTCTGTGGAGGCGTTTGAGAGACATTATCTT GAGTTGTCCCATGCTGCTGTGGAGATGTACAGGGCCATCGGCAGGATGAGGTCAGCACGGCTCGTTGGGATGAGCCTGGCTGAGTTCTACAT gaGGAAGGGTAATCCTGAGCAGGCGGAGAGCTTCTTGCAGAATGCTCTGAGGTCATACGTGTCAGAGGGGTGGAGCCTACCTGTAACTCACACCAGGAAGCAGATGGCTGAGTGCCAGAAACTGCTGGGGAAGACAGAGAA CTACCTGCAGACAAGTGCCTTGTTGGCAGGTGATGCCAATCTGACCAATGAGGAGAGGATTCACTTCTGTCAGGAGATCCTGACTTTCGCCAACCAATCAACAGACAGCAAGG CCCAGAAGGTGGCGCTCAGTATGAGTTCTTTCGCCCAGCTCAAGCAGCTGCAGTTCCGCCCGGCAACAGCCACGGTACACTCTGGCACCGCCCTGCAGGTGGAGTTGTGTCTGCGCAGCTTGATGCCTGTGGCCATGCCTCTGGAGCAGCTGGCTGCCAGTGTTCACTTAAACCTGGAGCAAGGAGAGACTATCGGGAAGACCAGGGGGCCACCGAGACGGCCATACCCAGGGACGGTGCTTTTCACCCTGGGTAACTCCTCAGCGATGCACCCATCCGCTGCTGGTCCTTCTCTGGAGCTGGAAGAGATCCAGGACCGCAGCCCCTCGGACCCTCGTACACTCAACTCCACCGGCATGGTGTGTAAGAACACACACCTGGTCATGCGTCGTCATGACAGCAGCCCGTCACCGGACACGCCCAACCTTGTCAGCCCAGTTCCTGTTGTCATGGATGACGGGGCAAAGATGCTAATGAGTGGTGATGTCACTCTGCTGCCGGGCAACAACAGCATTGTCTTCAGTGTACCA AGTCAGGAGCTGGGTACCTACACATTGCGTCAGCTGTGTGCCACAGTGGGCCAGGTCCAGTTTGTCCTCCCTCACATCTCTCCTCTGGTCCAGTATGAGGTCTATTCTCAGGAGCCCCAGCTCACTGTGGAGCCCCtcacag ACCAGCTGCTGGCAGGCCTCACCCAGAGGGCAAAGGTCAGGCTGCAGACAGGTCACTACACTGTGAAGAAGGGAGATGCCCTGCAGCTCACTAACATAGACAGCATGCTcatcctcacctcctcctcctgccctgCTACCATCCTCAACAGCACTGCAG agCTTGTGGGTGAGAGTGTTCTGTTCATCCAGTCGTCTGACAAAGTGACCTGTATCTCTCTACCTCCCACCCCTCCCTATCACACCCTGGAGTTTCAGCTGGAGGTACTGTGTGTCATCCCTTCTGACCCAGTCCGGCCCGAGAACCAGAGACTCACAAACGGAGAGATACGCCACCGGCCCCGGAGCTACAGCCACCCCGATAACCACATGACCGCCATCAACCAGAGG ATGTCTATAGACTGTCCCTGGTCCATCTACTCCACTCCAATATCACTCACCTTCTACATCCCCTTTAAGGCCAAGCACTCACTACTATCAGCAGGGAATAG GAAGTACATCCAGGTGTGTCTGCAGAACGTGTCAGATGTGACCTTTCACCTGATGGACCAGAGGCTAACAGATCATGAGTCCTCTCTGGAGCTGCAGTCCCTCAACACTAAAGCACAACAG ttgGTGTGCAGTAAGCAGAGTGTGTACTGCGTATGGAATGTGAGGTGGAAGGAAAACATGCCACTCTGTCtacagtgtgtgttctctgcCAGCTTCTCTTCTGCTTCTGAGGAAGTCTCAGCCTTCAAACCCTACCACTACGAGTTTCAACTGGAGAGAGTGACA aCACTGTACAGTGTGAGGGCAGAGATCATGCCTGCAGCTGGTCAACAAAACTGTCATTCTGGCTCCCTCTGTGGGCTGGAGATGTCCATCACACGACTGGCTGAACCTGAGgatgatggagggacagaggagaaagggcagacagagacagaggaggtctGCTCCACCAAGCTCATGTATGAAG tggcagacagcagcagtagctgGGTGGTGTATGGCAGAAGCTCAGGGCTGGTGTCCATGCCAGCGGATGCTAATGCCAACTACAAGGTACAGGTTGAGTTGATGCCCCTGTTTGCTGGCCACCTGCCATTCCCTGACATCAAGGTGTTTAAGTACCTACCTCCAAGTGCCAACTCTGCCAGCCAACCTGATACAG ACGGCTGTGTAGAAAACGACACCCTCTCCCTGCTGGACCGGCCTCTGGACGACCAGGGGGACACGGCCAGCATCCGTAGCCAGGGAAGTGTCCACTCTGTGGGCAGCGGGGAGCACCAGTCCAGGGTTCTCCCCATGCCTCGCCTGGAGCCCTTCAGCCCGGGACAGGTGTTCAACCACAGCCAGGGATGCCAGGTCCTGGTGCTGCCCTCTACGGATGACCACGTTCTGGAGATCAACGCTACGTGA
- the LOC106582484 gene encoding trafficking protein particle complex subunit 10 isoform X3 has translation MTDPLKDSSRSQESWSTFLLKLRTLLLMSFTQNLGRFEEDMRTLREKRDQPGWSFCDYFMVQEELAFVFEMLQQFEDALLQYDELDALFTQCVLNFGAGDGANWLGSFCSPVKSWTGLLLRRPIDMEKRDGIQSGQASLLELRSYLFCRQCTLLIFLQRPWEVTQRALELLHNCVQELCLLEVSMLEGALDCWVFLSCLEVLHRIEGCCDQAQLEANVSHTVGLWAYATDKLKSLGYMCGLVSEKGPLSLELNRTVDLLAGLGDEKAETVHSLQSPYKKLKEALSSVEAFERHYLELSHAAVEMYRAIGRMRSARLVGMSLAEFYMRKGNPEQAESFLQNALRSYVSEGWSLPVTHTRKQMAECQKLLGKTENYLQTSALLAGDANLTNEERIHFCQEILTFANQSTDSKAQKVALSMSSFAQLKQLQFRPATATVHSGTALQVELCLRSLMPVAMPLEQLAASVHLNLEQGETIGKTRGPPRRPYPGTVLFTLGNSSAMHPSAAGPSLELEEIQDRSPSDPRTLNSTGMVCKNTHLVMRRHDSSPSPDTPNLVSPVPVVMDDGAKMLMSGDVTLLPGNNSIVFSVPSQELGTYTLRQLCATVGQVQFVLPHISPLVQYEVYSQEPQLTVEPLTDQLLAGLTQRAKVRLQTGHYTVKKGDALQLTNIDSMLILTSSSCPATILNSTAELVGESVLFIQSSDKVTCISLPPTPPYHTLEFQLEVLCVIPSDPVRPENQRLTNGEIRHRPRSYSHPDNHMTAINQRMSIDCPWSIYSTPISLTFYIPFKAKHSLLSAGNRKYIQVCLQNVSDVTFHLMDQRLTDHESSLELQSLNTKAQQLVCSKQSVYCVWNVRWKENMPLCLQCVFSASFSSASEEVSAFKPYHYEFQLERVTTLYSVRAEIMPAAGQQNCHSGSLCGLEMSITRLAEPEDDGGTEEKGQTETEEVCSTKLMYEVADSSSSWVVYGRSSGLVSMPADANANYKVQVELMPLFAGHLPFPDIKVFKYLPPSANSASQPDTDGCVENDTLSLLDRPLDDQGDTASIRSQGSVHSVGSGEHQSRVLPMPRLEPFSPGQVFNHSQGCQVLVLPSTDDHVLEINAT, from the exons ATGACCG ACCCTCTAAAGGATTCGTCCAGGTCTCAGGAGTCGTGGAGTACCTTCCTGCTGAAGCTGAGGACTCTACTGCTGATGTCCTTCACTCAGAACCTGGGACGCTTCGAGGAGGACATGCGCACACTCCGGGAGAAACGCGATCAGCCCGGCTGGAGCTTCTGTGATTACTTCATGGTACAG GAGGAGTTGGCCTTTGTGTTTGAGATGCTGCAGCAGTTTGAGGATGCTCTGCTCCAGTATGATGAACTGGACGCGCTCTTCACTCAGTGTGTTCTCAACTTCGGGGCTGGAG acgGGGCCAACTGGCTGGGTTCCTTCTGCTCCCCGGTGAAGAGCTGGACTGGCTTGCTCCTGCGGCGCCCCATAGACATGGAGAAGAGAGATGGGATCCAGAGCGGGCAGGCTAGCCTGCTGGAGCTACGCAGCTACCTGTTCTGTCGACAGTGTACCCTGCTCATCTTTCTCCAGAGGCCCTGGGAGGTGACACAAAGAGCCCTGGAGCTGCTGCATAACTGTGTCCAGGAGCTATGCCTGCTGGAG gtgTCTATGCTGGAGGGTGCATTAGACTGCTGGGTCTTCCTCAGCTGTCTGGAGGTGCTGCACCGGATAGAAGGCTGCTGTGACCAGGCCCAGCTAGAGGCTAATGTCTCCCACACTGTGGGCCTGTGGGCCTATGCTACTGACAag cTGAAGTCTCTGGGCTATATGTGTGGTCTGGTGTCAGAGAAGGGTCCGCTGTCTCTGGAGCTGAACAGAACTGTGGACCTGCTGGCTGGACTGGGGGATGAGAAGGCTGAGACTG TCCACAGCTTGCAGAGCCCGTATAAAAAACTGAAGGAGGCCCTGTCTTCTGTGGAGGCGTTTGAGAGACATTATCTT GAGTTGTCCCATGCTGCTGTGGAGATGTACAGGGCCATCGGCAGGATGAGGTCAGCACGGCTCGTTGGGATGAGCCTGGCTGAGTTCTACAT gaGGAAGGGTAATCCTGAGCAGGCGGAGAGCTTCTTGCAGAATGCTCTGAGGTCATACGTGTCAGAGGGGTGGAGCCTACCTGTAACTCACACCAGGAAGCAGATGGCTGAGTGCCAGAAACTGCTGGGGAAGACAGAGAA CTACCTGCAGACAAGTGCCTTGTTGGCAGGTGATGCCAATCTGACCAATGAGGAGAGGATTCACTTCTGTCAGGAGATCCTGACTTTCGCCAACCAATCAACAGACAGCAAGG CCCAGAAGGTGGCGCTCAGTATGAGTTCTTTCGCCCAGCTCAAGCAGCTGCAGTTCCGCCCGGCAACAGCCACGGTACACTCTGGCACCGCCCTGCAGGTGGAGTTGTGTCTGCGCAGCTTGATGCCTGTGGCCATGCCTCTGGAGCAGCTGGCTGCCAGTGTTCACTTAAACCTGGAGCAAGGAGAGACTATCGGGAAGACCAGGGGGCCACCGAGACGGCCATACCCAGGGACGGTGCTTTTCACCCTGGGTAACTCCTCAGCGATGCACCCATCCGCTGCTGGTCCTTCTCTGGAGCTGGAAGAGATCCAGGACCGCAGCCCCTCGGACCCTCGTACACTCAACTCCACCGGCATGGTGTGTAAGAACACACACCTGGTCATGCGTCGTCATGACAGCAGCCCGTCACCGGACACGCCCAACCTTGTCAGCCCAGTTCCTGTTGTCATGGATGACGGGGCAAAGATGCTAATGAGTGGTGATGTCACTCTGCTGCCGGGCAACAACAGCATTGTCTTCAGTGTACCA AGTCAGGAGCTGGGTACCTACACATTGCGTCAGCTGTGTGCCACAGTGGGCCAGGTCCAGTTTGTCCTCCCTCACATCTCTCCTCTGGTCCAGTATGAGGTCTATTCTCAGGAGCCCCAGCTCACTGTGGAGCCCCtcacag ACCAGCTGCTGGCAGGCCTCACCCAGAGGGCAAAGGTCAGGCTGCAGACAGGTCACTACACTGTGAAGAAGGGAGATGCCCTGCAGCTCACTAACATAGACAGCATGCTcatcctcacctcctcctcctgccctgCTACCATCCTCAACAGCACTGCAG agCTTGTGGGTGAGAGTGTTCTGTTCATCCAGTCGTCTGACAAAGTGACCTGTATCTCTCTACCTCCCACCCCTCCCTATCACACCCTGGAGTTTCAGCTGGAGGTACTGTGTGTCATCCCTTCTGACCCAGTCCGGCCCGAGAACCAGAGACTCACAAACGGAGAGATACGCCACCGGCCCCGGAGCTACAGCCACCCCGATAACCACATGACCGCCATCAACCAGAGG ATGTCTATAGACTGTCCCTGGTCCATCTACTCCACTCCAATATCACTCACCTTCTACATCCCCTTTAAGGCCAAGCACTCACTACTATCAGCAGGGAATAG GAAGTACATCCAGGTGTGTCTGCAGAACGTGTCAGATGTGACCTTTCACCTGATGGACCAGAGGCTAACAGATCATGAGTCCTCTCTGGAGCTGCAGTCCCTCAACACTAAAGCACAACAG ttgGTGTGCAGTAAGCAGAGTGTGTACTGCGTATGGAATGTGAGGTGGAAGGAAAACATGCCACTCTGTCtacagtgtgtgttctctgcCAGCTTCTCTTCTGCTTCTGAGGAAGTCTCAGCCTTCAAACCCTACCACTACGAGTTTCAACTGGAGAGAGTGACA aCACTGTACAGTGTGAGGGCAGAGATCATGCCTGCAGCTGGTCAACAAAACTGTCATTCTGGCTCCCTCTGTGGGCTGGAGATGTCCATCACACGACTGGCTGAACCTGAGgatgatggagggacagaggagaaagggcagacagagacagaggaggtctGCTCCACCAAGCTCATGTATGAAG tggcagacagcagcagtagctgGGTGGTGTATGGCAGAAGCTCAGGGCTGGTGTCCATGCCAGCGGATGCTAATGCCAACTACAAGGTACAGGTTGAGTTGATGCCCCTGTTTGCTGGCCACCTGCCATTCCCTGACATCAAGGTGTTTAAGTACCTACCTCCAAGTGCCAACTCTGCCAGCCAACCTGATACAG ACGGCTGTGTAGAAAACGACACCCTCTCCCTGCTGGACCGGCCTCTGGACGACCAGGGGGACACGGCCAGCATCCGTAGCCAGGGAAGTGTCCACTCTGTGGGCAGCGGGGAGCACCAGTCCAGGGTTCTCCCCATGCCTCGCCTGGAGCCCTTCAGCCCGGGACAGGTGTTCAACCACAGCCAGGGATGCCAGGTCCTGGTGCTGCCCTCTACGGATGACCACGTTCTGGAGATCAACGCTACGTGA